One window of Streptomyces sp. NBC_00273 genomic DNA carries:
- a CDS encoding PH domain-containing protein gives MTPDTTVRHQDHADHDVWGRLNPRLFLVNLSVVATPLATFGATTVITGGEINLQVLITFASFLITCLVISGISTMRLLTTRYRVTDDRVELHKGWFFRSERSIPVDRIRSVDLTANPLHRLFGLTSLKVTTGDQASSGGGLSLDGLSTRDAEALRRQLSELRHARQGLATADPDTDATLAELDWAWLRYAPLTLWGVGGVFIAVGSVYRTLHEMKIDPLELGIVKDIEDRFGSVPLWYGILVTLLVIVVIGVAGSTATFIEGWGGYRLDRPETGLLRVRRGLLITRSVSIEEQRLRGAEVAEPLLLRWAGGARLKAVASGLGDEDENSSRSRLTPPVPLALARRIAADVLGESVSPTTAAQLAPHPRAALRRRINRALIWSVLLAAPFVGLGLWLTPVLVHTGWITAVVLFAAGVAFAFDAYRNLGHAVHGPYLVTRAGTFTRRTVAVQRDGIIGWSITRSVFQRRAGLLTLGAATAVGNGVYKVRDVRVGDGLAFAEETVPGLLAPFIERVPAGH, from the coding sequence GTGACACCGGACACCACGGTCCGACACCAGGACCACGCCGACCACGACGTGTGGGGACGGCTCAACCCGCGCCTGTTCCTCGTCAACCTGAGCGTGGTGGCCACACCGCTGGCCACCTTCGGCGCCACCACCGTCATCACCGGCGGCGAGATCAACCTCCAGGTCCTGATCACCTTCGCCTCGTTCCTCATCACCTGCCTCGTCATCTCCGGCATCAGCACGATGCGCCTCCTCACCACCCGGTACCGCGTCACCGACGACCGGGTGGAGCTCCACAAGGGATGGTTCTTCCGCAGCGAGCGCTCGATCCCCGTCGACCGCATCCGCAGCGTCGACCTGACCGCCAACCCCCTCCACCGGCTCTTCGGCCTCACCTCCCTGAAGGTCACCACCGGTGACCAGGCCTCCTCCGGCGGCGGCCTGTCCCTGGACGGCCTCAGCACCCGCGACGCCGAAGCGCTGCGCAGGCAGCTGAGCGAACTGCGCCACGCCCGCCAGGGCCTGGCGACCGCCGACCCCGACACCGACGCCACCCTCGCCGAACTCGACTGGGCGTGGCTGCGGTACGCGCCGCTGACCCTCTGGGGCGTCGGCGGTGTCTTCATCGCCGTCGGAAGCGTCTACCGCACGCTGCACGAGATGAAGATCGACCCCCTGGAACTCGGCATCGTCAAGGACATCGAGGACCGCTTCGGCTCCGTACCGCTCTGGTACGGAATCCTCGTGACCCTCCTCGTCATCGTCGTGATCGGCGTCGCCGGATCGACCGCCACCTTCATAGAGGGCTGGGGCGGCTACCGCCTCGACCGCCCGGAGACCGGCCTGCTCCGCGTCCGCCGCGGCCTGCTCATCACCCGCTCCGTCAGCATCGAGGAACAGCGGCTGCGCGGCGCCGAAGTGGCCGAACCCCTGCTGCTGCGCTGGGCCGGAGGAGCCCGCCTGAAGGCCGTCGCCAGCGGCCTCGGCGACGAGGACGAGAACAGCAGCCGCAGCCGGCTCACCCCGCCCGTACCCCTGGCCCTGGCCCGCCGGATCGCCGCCGACGTCCTCGGCGAGAGCGTCTCCCCGACGACGGCGGCGCAGCTCGCGCCGCACCCCCGCGCCGCCCTGCGGCGCAGGATCAACCGCGCCCTGATCTGGTCCGTCCTGCTCGCCGCGCCCTTCGTCGGCCTCGGCCTGTGGCTCACCCCGGTCCTCGTGCACACCGGCTGGATCACCGCGGTCGTGCTGTTCGCCGCCGGAGTGGCCTTCGCCTTCGACGCCTACCGAAACCTCGGCCACGCCGTCCACGGCCCCTACCTGGTCACCCGGGCGGGCACCTTCACCCGCCGCACCGTCGCCGTCCAGCGGGACGGGATCATCGGCTGGTCCATCACGCGCTCGGTCTTCCAGCGCCGCGCCGGCCTGCTCACCCTGGGAGCCGCCACCGCCGTCGGCAACGGCGTCTACAAGGTCCGCGACGTACGCGTCGGTGACGGCCTCGCCTTCGCCGAGGAGACGGTGCCCGGCCTGCTCGCCCCGTTCATCGAACGGGTGCCCGCCGGCCACTGA
- a CDS encoding PH domain-containing protein, producing MLDNQELRLRPPRHRVESRAIGWWTLQSSLFALPLPLVFGVLWLTISPARFVFGPLFLVALVPGLLYMGVMPIWRYRVHRWEMTDEAVYAASGWLWQRWRVVPLSRVQTVDMLRGPLQQLFSLSGITVTSASSAGAVKIKGLDHRTATELVEQLTRSTQAVPGDAT from the coding sequence GTGCTAGACAACCAAGAACTGAGGCTCCGTCCGCCTCGCCACCGCGTCGAAAGCCGCGCCATCGGCTGGTGGACCCTCCAGTCGTCCCTCTTCGCCCTGCCGCTCCCGCTCGTGTTCGGCGTGCTCTGGCTCACCATCTCGCCGGCGCGCTTCGTCTTTGGCCCCCTCTTCCTCGTCGCGCTCGTCCCCGGACTCCTCTACATGGGCGTCATGCCCATCTGGCGCTACCGGGTGCACCGCTGGGAGATGACCGACGAGGCCGTCTACGCCGCTTCGGGATGGCTCTGGCAGCGGTGGCGGGTCGTCCCCCTGTCCCGCGTCCAGACCGTCGACATGCTCCGCGGCCCGCTCCAGCAGCTGTTCAGCCTCTCCGGGATCACCGTCACCAGCGCGTCCTCCGCCGGCGCCGTGAAGATCAAGGGACTGGACCACCGGACCGCCACCGAACTCGTGGAGCAGCTGACCCGGTCCACCCAGGCCGTACCGGGAGACGCCACGTGA
- a CDS encoding sensor histidine kinase, which translates to MHIETQPEVPRTAANYGPDSGSRWFGLWDGYFAVSYLVTVILLFTSVESQTHRALAVGALTLIVPWYAGLGRRLMVHRTSGRRNIVFSAGLLLLFASSTMLDLAGSFALFAVVPMLMMSLSVPPAIVLVVLANLWPMTVVWLRGGEFDPHILSVLPISLLGIGVSVLLGLWITRVVRQSADRGELINELRRSREREARLSHQAGISAERERLAREIHDTLAQSLTSIISLVQAAESEVVDNPERARSRLGLAGRVAQDSLAEARGFVSALTPPSLRESSLVQAVRRQADLLMEETGLAVRCTARGEEQALPMAVSVVLLRSAQEAFANVRKHATDARRVDVLVAYAPEAVRLVVRDDGAGFRTDDGPRDEEPADGAPERVPDGGRNGFGLRGMRARVEEIGGMAQFSSSPGAGTVIEVTVPLAPVERGSADE; encoded by the coding sequence GTGCACATAGAAACTCAGCCGGAGGTCCCGCGGACGGCCGCGAACTACGGTCCCGACTCGGGAAGCCGCTGGTTCGGTCTGTGGGACGGCTATTTCGCCGTCTCCTACCTCGTCACCGTCATTCTGCTGTTCACCTCGGTGGAGAGCCAGACCCACCGGGCCCTCGCCGTCGGTGCGCTGACGCTGATCGTGCCCTGGTACGCGGGGCTCGGCCGGAGGCTGATGGTCCACCGGACGTCGGGCCGGCGGAACATCGTCTTCTCCGCCGGGCTCCTGCTGTTGTTCGCCTCGTCCACCATGCTCGATCTCGCGGGTTCCTTCGCGCTGTTCGCGGTGGTCCCCATGCTCATGATGAGCCTGTCGGTGCCGCCCGCGATCGTGCTGGTCGTGCTGGCCAATCTGTGGCCGATGACGGTGGTCTGGCTACGGGGCGGGGAGTTCGATCCGCACATCCTGTCGGTGCTGCCCATATCGCTGCTCGGCATCGGTGTGTCGGTCCTGCTCGGCCTGTGGATCACCCGGGTGGTGCGGCAGAGCGCCGACCGGGGCGAGCTGATCAACGAGTTGCGGCGCAGCCGGGAGCGGGAGGCCCGGCTGTCGCACCAGGCCGGCATCTCGGCCGAGCGGGAGCGGCTGGCCCGGGAGATCCACGACACCCTGGCGCAGAGCCTGACCAGCATCATCAGCCTGGTGCAGGCGGCCGAGTCGGAGGTGGTGGACAACCCCGAGCGGGCGCGGTCCCGGCTCGGGCTGGCCGGCCGGGTCGCGCAGGACAGCCTGGCCGAGGCCCGCGGTTTCGTCTCCGCGCTGACCCCGCCGTCGCTGCGGGAGAGCTCGCTGGTGCAGGCCGTACGCCGGCAGGCCGACCTGCTGATGGAGGAGACGGGGCTGGCGGTGCGGTGCACGGCCCGCGGCGAAGAGCAGGCGCTGCCGATGGCGGTCAGCGTGGTGTTGCTGCGCTCGGCGCAGGAGGCGTTCGCCAACGTGCGCAAGCACGCGACGGACGCCCGTAGGGTGGACGTCCTGGTGGCGTACGCGCCGGAGGCGGTGCGGCTCGTGGTACGTGACGACGGCGCGGGCTTCCGGACCGACGACGGGCCGCGGGACGAGGAGCCGGCGGACGGCGCGCCGGAGCGCGTGCCGGACGGCGGGCGGAACGGTTTCGGGCTGCGCGGGATGCGCGCCCGGGTGGAGGAGATCGGCGGAATGGCACAGTTCAGCAGCAGCCCGGGGGCGGGCACGGTCATCGAGGTGACGGTGCCGCTCGCCCCGGTGGAGCGGGGGTCGGCCGATGAGTGA
- a CDS encoding response regulator transcription factor, giving the protein MSEREPIGVLLADDHPVVREGLSAMLELDEGIRVVGQAGSGEEAVLQAARLKPDIVLLDLRMGAMDGVAATGHILRESPRSRVVIVTTYEDDADILRAVEAGAAGYLLKGSSREELVQAVKAAARGETVLTPSLAPKLFRARVVEAPVLSEREREVLQLVRQGMTNADIGRRLFISEATVKTHLLRSFKKLSVSDRTAAVMAALERGLLS; this is encoded by the coding sequence ATGAGTGAGCGCGAACCGATCGGGGTGCTGCTCGCCGATGACCACCCGGTGGTCCGGGAGGGCCTGAGCGCCATGCTGGAGCTGGACGAGGGCATCCGGGTGGTGGGACAGGCCGGTTCCGGTGAGGAGGCGGTGCTGCAGGCCGCACGGCTGAAGCCGGACATCGTCCTGCTCGACCTGCGGATGGGCGCGATGGACGGGGTGGCCGCGACCGGGCACATCCTGCGGGAGTCGCCGCGCAGCCGGGTGGTCATCGTGACCACGTACGAGGACGACGCGGACATCCTGCGCGCGGTGGAGGCGGGCGCCGCGGGCTACCTGCTCAAGGGCAGCTCCCGCGAGGAGCTGGTGCAGGCGGTGAAGGCGGCGGCGCGCGGTGAGACGGTGCTGACGCCGTCGCTGGCGCCGAAGCTGTTCCGGGCCCGGGTGGTGGAGGCGCCGGTGCTGTCCGAGCGGGAGCGCGAAGTGCTCCAGTTGGTCAGGCAGGGCATGACCAACGCGGACATCGGGCGCCGGCTGTTCATCAGCGAGGCAACGGTCAAGACGCACCTGCTGCGGTCGTTCAAGAAGCTGTCGGTGTCGGACCGCACGGCGGCGGTGATGGCGGCCCTGGAACGGGGCCTGCTGTCCTGA